The Sulfurospirillum diekertiae genomic sequence ATAGAAACGAACTTCACGTTTTATCCTTTTATTTTTGCTCTTAAAAATGTAAACCCTGGGAGGGTTGTGGGCAAGACAATCGCATTGACATTGCCGCTGTGTATCTCATCAAACACTTTTCCACTAGGCGTTTGAAGTTTTTTAAAGCTTATTTTCCAAAAACCACCCTCTTCAAAAATAGTACCAATGTCATTCTCCATTGCTTCAATTGTAAGATGAGCTGGCATGACCAAATCATAGTTTACATGTAAAGATAAAACATCCTTACAAAGGCAGGTTGTACCATCCTCACTCACTTGGGCAACCACTTGGTGTGTGCCCTCACTGATCGAGTGCGCTAAGTTTTGCGTGTCATTTTTTTCAAACGGACGATTGACTAAATAACCATCGCTAAAGCCTCGATTTTTCGTTGTATCGAGCTCTGCTGTGTATTTAGCCGCATCAAACTGGTTCGCGTAATAATCCTCTATCGCTTGACGATACGTTTTGGTCGTAATGCCAACATAATACGCACTCTTGGTTCGCCCTTCAATCTTAAGCGAATCAATGACTCCAGAATCAAGGATCTCTTTGACATGCGCGCTTAAATTGAGGTCTTTCGCGTTCATAATGTGCGTGCCCTCTTCGCTCTCTTCAATACGAAACAGCGTTCCACTCTCTTCGTTGTGTGCGTAAAGCGTGTAAGGGAAACGACAGTCATTGGCACAGCTTCCACGGTTGGAGACGCGTCCACTTTGCACAGAGCTAATCAAACAGCGACCACTGTACGCAAAACACATCGAACCATGCACAAACACTTCGAGTTCCAAATGTGGTAAATGCTTTTTGATCTGTTCCAAATCTTTCAAACTGACCTCGCGTGCTGCGATAATACGTTTCACGCCCATATCTGAATAGACTTCAGCATCAAGGTAACTGAGCACATTGGCTTGAGTTGAAAGATGAATTGGAATCTGAGGCGCAATTTTACGTGCCAGCTTAATCACACCAGGAGCGGCAACAATGAACGCATCAGGCTTCATCGCGGCCACACGTTCAATGTGCTTTTCAAGAAGAGGAATTTGCGCATTAAACGGAAATCCATTGATGGTTGCGTGAAGATGTTTACCGTGCGCATGCGTATAATTGATCGCTTCTTCAAAACTCTCATAGGTAAACTCTTTGCCTGAGCGTATGCGCAGGGAGAAGTGACTTACCCCTGCATACACGGCATCAGCGCCATAAGCTAGCGCTATTTTTAACTTTTCAAAATTTCCAGCGGGAGAA encodes the following:
- a CDS encoding peptidase U32 family protein, yielding MSNVELLSPAGNFEKLKIALAYGADAVYAGVSHFSLRIRSGKEFTYESFEEAINYTHAHGKHLHATINGFPFNAQIPLLEKHIERVAAMKPDAFIVAAPGVIKLARKIAPQIPIHLSTQANVLSYLDAEVYSDMGVKRIIAAREVSLKDLEQIKKHLPHLELEVFVHGSMCFAYSGRCLISSVQSGRVSNRGSCANDCRFPYTLYAHNEESGTLFRIEESEEGTHIMNAKDLNLSAHVKEILDSGVIDSLKIEGRTKSAYYVGITTKTYRQAIEDYYANQFDAAKYTAELDTTKNRGFSDGYLVNRPFEKNDTQNLAHSISEGTHQVVAQVSEDGTTCLCKDVLSLHVNYDLVMPAHLTIEAMENDIGTIFEEGGFWKISFKKLQTPSGKVFDEIHSGNVNAIVLPTTLPGFTFLRAKIKG